A genomic region of Nymphaea colorata isolate Beijing-Zhang1983 chromosome 2, ASM883128v2, whole genome shotgun sequence contains the following coding sequences:
- the LOC116247684 gene encoding probable phospholipid-transporting ATPase 4 — protein sequence MAPEGRKRGKIRWSKLYTFSCIRPSVLESDGPLPSPGFSRVVHCNRSQMHKKKPFKYPNNYISTTKYNALTFLPKATFEQFRRVANLYFLLAAALSLTPVTPFSAVSMIAPLVFVVGLSMLKEALEDWRRFMQDMKVNSRKVSVHTGEGKFGNKSWQNLRVGDVVKVEKDQFFPADLLLLSSSYEDGICYVETMNLDGETNLKVKRALETTLPLDNDAAFADFTATIRCEDPNPNLYTFVGNLEYEQQVFPIDPSQVLLRDSKLRNTQYVYGVVIFTGHDSKVMQNATRSPSKRSTIEKKMDYIIYLLFTVLVLISLISSIGFAVKTKFLMPKWWYLQPDNTTNLYDPKNASLSGVFHLVTALILYGYLIPISLYVSIEIVKVLQATFINQDLQMYDEETGNTAQARTSNLNEELGQVDTILSDKTGTLTCNQMDFLKCSIAGVSYGVGSSEVEIAAAKHMAVDHNRQKADPAGNHDIHYSSENDEGNLHSPEIELEPMTTPRFGNGKKPSIKGFSFEDDRLMNGNWLNEANANSILLFFRILALCHTAIPELNPETGSFNYEAESPDEGAFLVAAREFGFEFCKRTQTSVFVRERYPSPAHPIEREYKVLNLLEFSSKRKRMSVIIQNEEGEILLLCKGADSIIFERLAKTGRTYEHDTSKHLNEYGEAGLRTLALAYKKLEESEYLAWNAEFLKAKTTIGPDRDHLLERVADLMEKDLVLVGATAVEDKLQKGVPQCIDKLAQAGLKIWVLTGDKMETAINIGYACSLLRQGMKRICLSAIINTELRNQDHKKAVKESILLQITNATQMIKLEKDPHAAFALVIDGKALSYALEDDLKHQFLSLAVECASVICCRVSPKQKALVTRLVKEGTRKTTLAIGDGANDVGMIQEADIGVGISGVEGMQAVMASDFSISQFRFLERLLVVHGHWCYKRIAQMICYFFYKNIAFGLTIFYFEAFTGFSGQSVYDDWYMLLFNVILTSLPVISLGVFEQDVPSEVCLQFPALYQQGPKNLFFDWYRIIGWMVNGLYSSIIIFFITVFILGPQAFRDGGETADMAAVGAIMFTCIIWAVNCQIALTMSHFTWIQHLFVWGSICTWYLFLLLYGMLSPSITGNSSRIFIDVVAPAPIYWIVTFLITAACNFPYFSHIAFQRAFHPMDHHIIQEIKYYKKDIEDENMWRRERSKAREKTKIGFTARVEAKIRHLRVKMHKKQTSSGPQSEFPSSPMSGA from the exons ATGGCACCAGAGGGcaggaaaagggggaaaatcAGATGGAGCAAACTCTACACCTTCTCTTGTATCCGACCAAGCGTTTTAGAGTCGGATGGCCCCCTCCCAAGTCCTGGTTTTTCACGGGTTGTCCATTGTAATCGCTCTCAAATGCACAAGAAGAAGCCTTTTAAGTATCCAAACAATTATATATCAACCACCAAATACAATGCCCTTACCTTTTTACCAAAAGCAACTTTTGAGCAGTTCCGGCGAGTTGCTAATCTATATTTTCTTTTGGCTGCTGCTCTGTCCCTTACCCCTGTAACTCCCTTTTCTGCTGTCAGTATGATAGCTCCACTGGTTTTTGTTGTGGGGTTGAGTATGTTAAAGGAAGCATTGGAAGACTGGCGACGGTTTATGCAGGACATGAAGGTTAACAGCAGGAAGGTAAGTGTTCATACAGGGGAAGGGAAGTTTGGTAACAAGAGCTGGCAAAACCTCCGAGTTGGAGATGTTGTGAAGGTGGAGAAGGATCAATTTTTTCCAGCTGATCTTTTGTTACTCTCATCCAGTTACGAAGATGGGATTTGCTATGTTGAAACCATGAATCTAGACGGAGAGACAAATTTAAAGGTCAAAAGAGCCTTGGAAACAACCCTGCCATTGGATAATGATGCAGCATTTGCAGATTTCACAGCGACAATTAGGTGTGAAGATCCCAACCCTAACCTGTACACTTTTGTTGGCAATTTGGAATATGAGCAACAGGTCTTCCCTATTGATCCGAGTCAGGTGCTTCTTAGGGACTCAAAGCTTCGGAATACTCAATATGTTTATGGTGTTGTGATTTTTACTGGTCATGATAGCAAAGTCATGCAGAATGCAACAAGATCTCCATCCAAAAGGAGCACTATTGAAAAGAAGATGGATTATATCATATATCTCCTTTTCACTGTTCTTGTTTTGATATCACTAATCAGCTCCATTGGCTTTGCTGTGAAGACAAAGTTTTTGATGCCAAAATGGTGGTACCTGCAACCTGACAATACAACCAACTTGTATGACCCCAAAAATGCTTCTCTATCTGGGGTTTTTCATCTGGTTACAGCTCTAATCCTGTATGGCTACCTGATTCCAATTTCACTTTATGTTTCTATTGAAATTGTGAAGGTTTTGCAAGCAACATTTATCAACCAAGATCTTCAAATGTATGATGAAGAAACTGGAAACACAGCTCAGGCACggacttcaaatttgaatgaggAACTTGGTCAGGTTGATACCATTTTATCAGACAAGACTGGTACCCTCACCTGCAACCAAATGGACTTCCTGAAATGCTCGATTGCTGGTGTATCATATGGTGTTGGTTCTAGTGAAGTAGAGATTGCTGCAGCTAAGCATATGGCTGTTGATCATAATCGACAAAAGGCTGACCCTGCAGgcaatcatgatatccattaTTCatcagaaaatgatgaaggaaatCTCCATTCGCCAGAAATAGAATTGGAGCCTATGACTACTCCCAGATTTGGGAATGGCAAAAAGCCATCGATAAAAGGATTTAGCTTTGAAGATGATCGGCTTATGAATGGAAACTGGTTGAATGAAGCCAATGCTAATAGCATTTTATTGTTCTTTCGCATATTAGCACTTTGTCACACTGCCATCCCTGAGCTGAACCCTGAAACTGGTAGCTTCAATTATGAAGCAGAGTCTCCAGATGAAGGTGCATTTCTTGTTGCTGCAAGAGAGTTTGGCTTTGAATTCTGTAAGAGAACCCAAACAAGCGTCTTTGTTCGAGAGCGTTATCCTTCTCCTGCCCATCCAATCGAGAG AGAGTACAAGGTACTTAACTTACTGGAGTTTAGCAGCAAAAGGAAGCGGATGTCTGTAATTATCCAAAATGAGGAGGGTGAAATTCTCCTTTTATGCAAGGGTGCTGACAG CATAATATTTGAAAGACTGGCAAAAACTGGGAGAACATATGAACATGATACAAGCAAGCATCTAAATGAATATGGGGAGGCAGGACTCCGTACATTGGCTCTGGCTTACAAGAAACTCGAAGAGTCTGAGTATTTGGCTTGGAATGCAGAATTTCTCAAAGCAAAGACTACTATAGGGCCGGATAGAGATCATCTACTTGAGCGGGTAGCGGATTTGATGGAAAAAGACTTGGTTCTGGTTGGTGCAACTGCTGTTGAAGATAAACTGCAGAAGGgg GTTCCTCAGTGCATAGATAAACTTGCTCAAGCCGGTCTAAAAATATGGGTACTGACGGGTGACAAAATGGAGACTGCAATCAATATTGG ATATGCTTGCAGTTTGCTTCGTCAAGGCATGAAAAGGATCTGCTTAAGTGCAATTATTAACACAGAATTACGGAACCAGGACCACAAAAAG GCTGTCAAGGAAAGCATTTTATTACAAATAACAAATGCTACACAAATGATCAAGCTTGAGAAAGATCCTCATGCTGCATTTGCTTTGGTAATTGATGGAAAGGCTTTGTCTTATGCCCTGGAGGATGACCTGAAGCATCAATTCCTGAGTTTGGCGGTTGAATGTGCATCTGTAATTTGTTGTCGAGTATCCCCAAAGCAAAAGGCACTG GTAACAAGACTTGTGAAAGAGGGGACTCGTAAAACAACCTTGGCTATTGGAGATGGAGCGAATGATGTTGGCATGATTCAGGAGGCAGATATTGGTGTTGGGATTAGCGGGGTAGAGGGAATGCAG GCAGTGATGGCTAGTGACTTCTCCATTTCTCAGTTTCGTTTTCTGGAAAGGCTTCTTGTGGTTCATGGGCATTGGTGCTATAAGCGAATTGCTCAGATG ATTTgctatttcttttacaaaaatattgCCTTTGGGCTCACCATTTTCTACTTCGAGGCATTCACGGGATTTTCAGGCCAGTCAGTTTATGATGATTGGTACATGCTTCTATTCAATGTCATTCTAACTTCATTACCAGTTATATCCTTGGGAGTTTTTGAGCAAGATGTTCCTTCTGAGGTCTGCTTACAG TTTCCCGCACTCTATCAGCAAGGACCAAAGAATCTCTTCTTTGACTGGTATCGCATAATTGGTTGGATGGTAAATGGTTTATATTCTTCGATCATAATTTTCTTCATCACTGTTTTCATCCTCGGCCCACAAGCATTCCGTGATGGGGGTGAGACTGCAGACATGGCTGCTGTTGGAGCAATCATGTTTACCTGTATCATCTGGGCGGTGAATTGTCAAATTGCTCTTACCATGAGCCATTTCACGTGGATCCAACATCTCTTTGTGTGGGGAAGCATCTGCACTTGGTACCTCTTCCTACTCCTCTATGGCATGTTATCACCATCCATCACAGGAAACTCCTCCCGAATTTTCATAGATGTTGTAGCCCCTGCACCCATCTACTGGATTGTGACATTTCTGATCACTGCTGCCTGCAACTTCCCCTACTTTTCCCATATCGCATTCCAGAGGGCATTCCACCCCATGGATCACCATATCATACAAGagataaaatattacaagaagGATATTGAGGATGAGAACATGTGGAGAAGGGAAAGATCAAAGGCTCGGGAGAAAACAAAGATTGGATTTACAGCAAGGGTAGAGGCCAAAATCAGACACTTGAGAGTGAAAATGCATAAGAAGCAGACTTCTTCGGGTCCGCAATCAGAATTTCCATCTTCTCCAATGTCAGGCGCATGA
- the LOC116248868 gene encoding serine/threonine-protein kinase KIPK2-like: MGSVSDISEIEELMSAVHASKKSSSECCISKPGNKAGKQLMSIISRDYAVESKINQLFEALDSENISKEFGHCQRSAAGPPWKNASKRPIRGGLSRTSGIDTSESVTLKQALRGLCISQASEMASMKRRLRSDGISNPFDTSTPKRPHGKLVIQAGESTKAGNSTVANTFLGNATIDAFKMCNADKTSDKSCSEEISLVPDTGSTRELRLSSTLNKCESTSSDAACAINLFSSCPLLTVSNKNDREKCTCI; the protein is encoded by the coding sequence ATGGGTTCAGTTTCTGATATCTCTGAAATCGAAGAATTGATGAGCGCTGTTCATGCTTCTAAAAAAAGTAGCTCAGAATGCTGCATCTCAAAGCCTGGAAACAAGGCTGGAAAGCAGTTGATGTCAATCATATCGCGAGACTATGCAGTAGAAAGCAAAATTAATCAACTATTTGAAGCTTTGGATTCTGAAAATATATCAAAGGAATTTGGTCATTGTCAACGGTCCGCGGCTGGTCCTCCATGGAAAAATGCCTCGAAAAGACCAATCAGGGGTGGACTGTCACGTACATCAGGAATTGATACTTCTGAATCAGTAACTTTGAAGCAGGCATTGAGAGGGTTATGCATTTCTCAGGCTTCAGAGATGGCCTCTATGAAGAGGAGGCTAAGATCCGATGGAATATCTAATCCATTTGATACTTCCACCCCTAAGAGGCCACATGGTAAACTTGTTATTCAGGCAGGTGAATCTACAAAGGCTGGAAATTCCACAGTAGCGAATACTTTTCTGGGCAATGCTACCATAGATGCCTTCAAAATGTGCAATGCGGACAAGACATCGGACAAAAGCTGTTCGGAAGAGATCAGCCTTGTCCCGGACACTGGATCTACAAGGGAACTTAGATTGTCTTCCACTTTAAATAAATGTGAGTCTACATCTTCGGATGCAGCATGTGCTATTAATTTGTTCAGCAGCTGTCCTCTTCTTACAGTAAGTAATAAGAACGACAGAGAAAAATGTACGTGTATATAA
- the LOC116248867 gene encoding uncharacterized protein LOC116248867, translating to MEELAAEVRDLNISGSGAAPPPPSGGSSLSGLCYDADSLQELARQGSWRSLLEKIDRARKLSLLKAPHEHLAYHAFSVLALAKIRKFQEAFDEIDGLGDLNAEKYRYEAYPEHYHGKSGSMVPFSLRWLHAQLPERLGNRQETVDRLYLLLDFVRKKLKSFSDRVELSAKSCSVGGSHGEAVISESDGATGGRIGLSGKSLDVGDGADEPKVSGSDGGIIEDLSPGVNQEAPEASKNTGVFPSEMAAESHGESTSAGDEFGEWKSAVADESIDAATVCRQLWQRRETIVISTIISHHLSQKEFDACIALLHHLLRQNPSDPVLLAKVGYVQMQLGDLNGATATFAHIESLSKSGSSNQLMDEMKLKNLVNRNRALMYLVAKDYASAIREYEEAIERDPTDMIAINNKALCLMYSRDLSDSIKVLESALERMPSVALDETVVVNLCSMYELAYVNHSEIKKTLSNWIARVAPDDFDSSCIRM from the coding sequence ATGGAAGAGCTCGCGGCAGAGGTAAGGGACCTCAACATCTCCGGTTCCGGCGCCGCTCCGCCTCCTCCTTCGGGTGGGAGCTCCCTCTCCGGTCTCTGCTACGACGCCGACTCCCTCCAAGAGCTCGCCCGCCAGGGCTCATGGCGGTCCCTTCTGGAGAAGATCGACCGCGCCCGCAAACTCTCCCTCCTTAAGGCCCCCCACGAGCATCTCGCTTACCACGCCTTCTCCGTCCTTGCCCTCGCCAAGATCAGGAAGTTCCAAGAGGCGTTCGACGAGATCGACGGCCTCGGCGACCTCAACGCGGAGAAATACCGGTACGAGGCGTACCCGGAGCATTACCATGGCAAGTCGGGGTCAATGGTCCCCTTCAGCCTCCGCTGGCTGCACGCCCAGTTGCCGGAGAGGTTGGGGAATAGGCAGGAGACCGTCGATAGATTGTATTTGTTGCTCGATTTCGTCAGGAAGAAATTGAAATCTTTCTCCGATCGGGTTGAATTGTCTGCTAAATCGTGTTCCGTAGGCGGTTCTCATGGAGAGGCGGTGATTTCAGAATCCGATGGGGCGACGGGTGGAAGGATCGGATTGTCGGGAAAGTCTTTGGATGTTGGAGATGGCGCTGATGAACCTAAGGTCTCTGGATCCGATGGCGGAATTATTGAGGACTTGTCGCCTGGCGTGAATCAGGAGGCTCCGGAAGCAAGTAAAAATACCGGTGTTTTTCCGTCGGAAATGGCCGCTGAATCACACGGCGAATCGACCTCTGCAGGCGATGAATTTGGGGAATGGAAATCTGCTGTTGCTGACGAGAGCATTGACGCGGCCACAGTTTGTCGACAACTGTGGCAAAGAAGAGAGACGATTGTGATTAGCACGATTATTAGCCACCATTTAAGCCAGAAAGAATTCGACGCCTGCATAGCATTGCTTCATCACTTGTTGCGGCAGAACCCTTCTGATCCCGTGCTGCTTGCCAAGGTCGGTTATGTGCAAATGCAGCTTGGCGACTTGAATGGCGCCACGGCAACATTTGCTCATATCGAGAGCTTGTCGAAATCTGGTTCTTCTAACCAGTTAATGGACGAGATGAAGCTCAAGAATCTTGTTAATCGAAATAGGGCACTAATGTATTTGGTTGCGAAGGATTATGCTTCTGCAATCAGGGAGTACGAGGAAGCCATAGAAAGAGATCCCACGGACATGATTGCAATCAATAACAAGGCGTTGTGTCTAATGTATTCAAGGGATCTCTCTGACTCTATCAAAGTATTGGAGAGTGCACTGGAAAGAATGCCATCAGTTGCTTTAGACGAGACTGTCGTCGTCAACCTCTGCAGTATGTATGAATTGGCGTACGTGAATCATTCTGAGATAAAAAAGACTCTCAGTAATTGGATTGCTAGAGTTGCACCTGATGATTTTGATTCTTCATGTATAAGAATGTGA